From Pelotomaculum isophthalicicum JI:
CCTAAGCTCTTTCAAATATCAAACACAGAATCGTTCCGGGCAATAGATTTAAGTTCCAGGGGAAGCCCGGCGATTACAAGATAGACACGGTCAGCTTTGCTGGCTAAAACCTGATTGACTTTGCCTGCCAGATCCCTAAAGGACCTGCCCAAAGACGATTCCGGGACAACACCCATCCCTACTTCATTTGAAACAACTACTAGATGTGCTCCTGACTCAACAACATCAGCAATTCCGGCAGCTTGCTCCATGATAAACAATTCTTTTTTTGACTTCGTTGTTCCCGGCTCAGGTAATTGGTCATCCAGTAGAATATTAGTTAACCATAAAGTCAGACAGTCCAGCAGAAATACATCGCCTTTACAGCCACTTAACATTACCTCAATTACATTTTTCTGTTCCTCAACAGTTATCCAGTCTTTAGGCCTAAAGGCCTGATGCAGCCGGATTCGTTCGGCCATTTCATCATCAAGCGATGCCGCGGTTGCAATATAAGTTATCTTGCTGCCTAAACCAATAGCTACCTTCTCGGCAAACTTGCTTTTACCGCTCCTAGCGCCGCCGATTATCAAGATTAGCTTGCCTTTCATCATTTTTCACCAATTAGTAATAATAAACCCCGTGCCCACCTGGCCGGGGGAAGACTATCTGATTGCATATCCCGTGAAATTTACTAGCGCTCAATGATTTCTTTAACTTTTATTATTAATTCTTCGATCAAATGCGGCAGTGGTTCTGACTTTAGCCCCACTATGTCGACACCTGCCCTGGTTAACGGTAATAAGATCTTTCTGGCAGGGCTGGAGGCAATCGCCTCAGCCATTTTTGGCGTTAATTCACCCTGCATGGAATTGGCGAATAAAATACTAATTGATCCAACAATTAGATCAACTCTTCCAGTGTTAAAAACTACGGCATTTTCACCGGTCGCGCCTTCATTCGCGCCTGCGCGCAACATTACTGAAGTAGCCAAAGCATTGGTTCCCAGCGCCAAGAGATCTACTTCTTCCGGCAAATCCCTTCGCAGCCTTTCGGTTATATGTTTACCTATACCGCCGCCCTGCCCGTCAATAACCGCAATTCGCATAATCCACCACCAATAAAAAATCATATTGAATTATACCACATTTAGACAGAAAATAAAGACCCTTCGGGTCTTAGTTTTTTACCGTTATGAATGTTAAAATACGATAACTAACAAATATTAACATACTGTGTGTAAAATTGTGGATATGTTATTAATTTCTATTTTAACATGGCCGTTGCAAGTTCACCGGAGCTCATTTTCCCTAATTTTGACTCCAATTCAACAATCCGTAAATTTTTATCAAGCAAACGCCTTGCATAGCGGCAATTATCCCGGTGAAGCCTGTGGTTTTCCTTCTCCAATTTGTTAAGGAAACCGGTTCTTTCCCTTTCAGTTCTTTCGATTAAATTCATTAACACTCTCCGGCTAAGCCGGAGTTGCTCAACTTTTTCCTCCAACTCCATTATCCTTCGCCTCAAGTAACAAACATCAACATTATCTTCCAATGCAACACCACCTTACCAGAATTCCAATGCTAGTATATGCATGGGAAGTATTAAATAGACATTATGACCATGCTGCGCTGTTCTAAAGGATTAGGTACCTTTTCTATTTTTCATTTCCTGAAGCACGGCATAAGATACTGTAACCATTCCAAGACCTTGACCCTCTTTATGACCTACACCGTGGTAATCTGACCCGCCCGTTATAATCAGATTATATTCTTCACCCAACTTTCGATAGTATTCAGATAATTCCCTCGAGTGCGAAGGGTGATATGCTTCTATACCGATTAAACCCTTTTGGACCAGCTCCAGTATTGATTTGCTGGAATAACTAAGTCCGGGATGGGCTAAAACAGGTAAGCCATTAGCTTTCCGGATTAGTTGAACAGCTTCAGCCGGCTCTATCTTATAACGTGGAACATATGCTGGACATCCTTTGCCGATGAATTTATCAAACGCCTCCGCCAAATCATTAACTACACCTGCTTCAACCATTGCCGCAGCTAAATGTGGACGTCCAACCGAACCAGTTCCTGAAAAGGCCATTACTCTATCCATCACAACCGGTAAACCCAGTTTCTGCAGCTTTCCAACCATTTGCTCAACGCGCTTTAATCTGTAGCTGCGAAACAACGAAATTGTTTTTAGAAATTCCTTATCAGTAATGTCCAGCAAATAACCAAGAATGTGTATTTCTTCCTCATTTGACTCTGTACTTAACTCAATGCCGGGGATAACTTCTATCCCAAAAACATGACCAGCTTCCATCGCTGGTTTAATACCTTCCACCGTATCATGATCTGTAATCGCAATCGCCTCTAGACCGATTTCTTTGGCACGGGCTACTACCTCCACGGGGCTGTCCGTGCCATCCGAGGCACTCGTATGTACATGCATATCCACTGGCACAATTATTCACCTGCTTTTCAGGTATTCAGAACCCGGAAGTCAGAATTCAGCATATTTCGGGAGCATAAACCATTCTCTTATTCTGACTCCTGATTACTGACTACTGACTCCTATTTAATTACCTGCCGGATTACCCTGATGAAGTTGCCACCGAGCACCTTTTTAATAACAAATTCATTATATCCCCGTTCTAATAAACCCGCTGTTATCACCGGCAAGCACGAGCAATCAACTAATCCTGCCGGTAATTCCTCCGTGCCGTCAAAATCCGAGCCGATCCCCACACAGTCCGGCCCGCCAACCGCGATAACATGTTCAATATGATCAAGAACATCATCTACTGAAGGGTTCTCGCCACCAAGAAAGTCAGGAACGAAAGTAACCCCCATTACCCCCCCATGCCCTGCGAGAGCTTTGATTTGCTCATCAGTTAAATTCCGGGGGTGGTCGCAAAGTGCCCTGCAGTTAGAATGAGAAGCAATTACCGGCTGCCGTGACGTTTTTATGACATCCCAAAAACCTTGTTCAGACAGGTGGGACACATCAACCAGCAAACCCAGTTCATTCATTTCTTCCACAACCGCTGTTCCAAACTCTGTCAATCCCTCTTCTGGACAATCTTCTCCAACACCGGTACCCAATTCATTACGCCCATTCCAGGTCAGGGTAATGCTGCGAACCCCCAACCTGTAAAAAACACGTAAAACTCCAAGACTCCCTGCCAGGGCCTCGCCTCCCTCAATAGAAAGGAAGGCGGCAATCTTACCGGACATTATTGCCTGATCAATTTCACCAATACTTTTTACATGTGAGATTACATCATTATTGTTTTCCATCTCCCGATGAAATAAATCAATTAGTTCTAACGCTCGCTTGGTTGCCACATTTTTGTATTCCGGAGCAATAAACGCGGCAAAGAACTGAACATTTACCTTCCCAACTTTCAGACGAGGCAGATCAATGTGACCAAGGCCCGAACAACCGGCGAGCGGCCTACCCTCATCAAGCATGGCGGTAAGCGCATCGCAATGGGTATCCAACACGATACTTTCATTATGTAAAGCTTCAGCTTTTTTATTAATTATTTTTTCCAAAATTCTTCCTCCAAGAACTAATTCGCTTAACAATAAAAAACCCTGTTTATAGATAATAAATAAACAGGATCTAACCAACCAGATGTAAATATAATATTTATCTCGGTTCAACAATTAATTTAATGGCAGTTCTCTCTTCCCCGTCAATAATGATATCAGTAAACGCAGGTATACAAATTAAGTCAACACCACTGGGAGCTACAAATCCTCTGGCTATCGCTACAGCTTTAACTGCCTGGTTTAGCGCGCCTGCTCCGATTGCCTGCATTTCGGCACAACCCCGCTCCCGAAGCACACCAGCCAGGGCACCGGCAACAGAATTTGGATTAGATTTTGCTGAAACTTTTAAGACATCCATTTAGCTACCTCCTTCATTACCATATATATATAAATATGCTGCAATGATTTGTCACCCTGAACTTCCTGTATAAAAAATATATTCGCGAGCAGTTGGAAAATACCTCTTTACTTAATGAAAAATGTTTAATTAAAAACAAAAGCTAGGTTACTCATAGTTTTGAATCCTACTAATCGACACTGCTTCTCCTGTAATTTCATCAATTTCAATAATTACACCGTTAAACTGGAAAAGACCGGACGCGACCTCAAATTTTAAGGGGATTTGGGTTATGAAACGTTTAATTACAATCTCCTTCTTAGCGCCGATCACTGATTCACAAGGACCGGTCATACCTAAATCAGTAATATAAGCAGTGCCCCCCGGCAGGATACGTTCGTCAGCAGTCTGTACATGCGTGTGAGTACCGCACACCGCAGAAACCCGCCCGGCA
This genomic window contains:
- the cobU gene encoding bifunctional adenosylcobinamide kinase/adenosylcobinamide-phosphate guanylyltransferase; amino-acid sequence: MMKGKLILIIGGARSGKSKFAEKVAIGLGSKITYIATAASLDDEMAERIRLHQAFRPKDWITVEEQKNVIEVMLSGCKGDVFLLDCLTLWLTNILLDDQLPEPGTTKSKKELFIMEQAAGIADVVESGAHLVVVSNEVGMGVVPESSLGRSFRDLAGKVNQVLASKADRVYLVIAGLPLELKSIARNDSVFDI
- a CDS encoding DUF3842 family protein, which encodes MRIAVIDGQGGGIGKHITERLRRDLPEEVDLLALGTNALATSVMLRAGANEGATGENAVVFNTGRVDLIVGSISILFANSMQGELTPKMAEAIASSPARKILLPLTRAGVDIVGLKSEPLPHLIEELIIKVKEIIER
- a CDS encoding translation initiation factor 2, producing the protein MELEEKVEQLRLSRRVLMNLIERTERERTGFLNKLEKENHRLHRDNCRYARRLLDKNLRIVELESKLGKMSSGELATAMLK
- a CDS encoding PHP domain-containing protein, yielding MPVDMHVHTSASDGTDSPVEVVARAKEIGLEAIAITDHDTVEGIKPAMEAGHVFGIEVIPGIELSTESNEEEIHILGYLLDITDKEFLKTISLFRSYRLKRVEQMVGKLQKLGLPVVMDRVMAFSGTGSVGRPHLAAAMVEAGVVNDLAEAFDKFIGKGCPAYVPRYKIEPAEAVQLIRKANGLPVLAHPGLSYSSKSILELVQKGLIGIEAYHPSHSRELSEYYRKLGEEYNLIITGGSDYHGVGHKEGQGLGMVTVSYAVLQEMKNRKGT
- a CDS encoding dipeptidase, with the translated sequence MEKIINKKAEALHNESIVLDTHCDALTAMLDEGRPLAGCSGLGHIDLPRLKVGKVNVQFFAAFIAPEYKNVATKRALELIDLFHREMENNNDVISHVKSIGEIDQAIMSGKIAAFLSIEGGEALAGSLGVLRVFYRLGVRSITLTWNGRNELGTGVGEDCPEEGLTEFGTAVVEEMNELGLLVDVSHLSEQGFWDVIKTSRQPVIASHSNCRALCDHPRNLTDEQIKALAGHGGVMGVTFVPDFLGGENPSVDDVLDHIEHVIAVGGPDCVGIGSDFDGTEELPAGLVDCSCLPVITAGLLERGYNEFVIKKVLGGNFIRVIRQVIK
- a CDS encoding stage V sporulation protein S — translated: MDVLKVSAKSNPNSVAGALAGVLRERGCAEMQAIGAGALNQAVKAVAIARGFVAPSGVDLICIPAFTDIIIDGEERTAIKLIVEPR